CCAGCCGTTAACAAACGCGATCGTTCGAGCATTTTGCTGCTGTTTTTGCCCCCCTTTTCCAGTCGTGCTTGCGTCTCAAGCGGATCGCTCCAGGGATTAAACAGGAAGAAGTAGGAGTAGAGCAGGCCACCGAGTGGAACCAGGGTGAAGAATAGGCCCCCGTAGAGATGATCGACGTTACGCGTAATGATCCAAGCTATCGTCGCGCTGCCTGCAATGATCAGCATCAAAGCAAGCCAGATACGCACGGAAATCCGCCGCCAATAGGCTTGGGATTCGGCGAGTTGTTGAGATGCCTTGGGCCTATCCATCGAGTTATTATTATGCACAAGAAACGGCGTCTGGCCGGGCAGATACGTGCACGGCTCAGCACAAATGCCCAATGCCGAAGCAGCAGAGCATCTGGGCAGTTTTATCGTCCATCGCTGACCGCCGCTTCATGAGATATTCGTTCTGAGTCATTCATTATTTGCCCCGATTGGCGAATCATGATCTCAGAATATCATCCAGCTCTTCCTGGCGATAATCTTCGCCAGTGATCAGTCGGGCCGAGTGATTGAATGTGGAGTAAGCCCAGCTCCATTGCATCAGCACCAGCAAGCGGTTCTCGAACTGGATCAATTGCATCAAGTGAACGACCAGCCAAAGGACCCAAGCGACGAAGCCGGTGAATTTCCATTTGCCAAGGACGGCGACGGCTTTCGATCGGCCGATGGTCGCCAGGCTGCCGGGATCGCTGTAGTGGAACGGTTGGGACGGCTTTTGCTGAATGCGATCGACGATGGTTTTCGCGGCGTATTTGCCTTGCTGCATCGCGACGGGGGCGACGCCGGGAAGCGGGTGTTCACCCTGATGCGGAAAGCAAGCCATGTCGCCGATAACAAAGATCTCGGGATAACCGGCCAGCGTGCAGTCTGGTTCAACTATCACGCGACCGCCGCGATCCGTCTTCGCGCCGGTGCGTTCGGCCAGCTTGCGTCCCAAGGGGGAAGCCTGAACGCCGGCCGCCCAGATAATGGTTTTGGCGCGGATGGTCGTCTCTTGATCTTCGTGAGTCACGACGACCGAGCCTTCTTCGACCAGTTTGACCTTGTGGTGGTTGTTTACCTCGACGCCGAGCTTGGTGAGCGACATCCGCGCATTTTCAGAAAGCTCTGGCGGAAAGGGAGAGAGGACGCGCTCACCGGCGTCGACCAAGATGATGCGCGCATCAGAGGGCGTAATATTTCGAAAGTCATTCTTCATGGTTTGCCGCGAAATTTCGGCCAACGCGCCGGCAAGTTCGACGCCGGTTGGACCGCCGCCGACAATCACGAACGTCATAAGTTCGGCTTGCTCAGTCTTGTCGGTCGCACGCTCCGCTTGTTCGAAGGCGGAGAGGATTTTGCGGCGGATCTCGGTCGCATCTTCAATCGATTTCAAACCTGGCGCCGTCTTCGCCCATTCGCAGTTGCCGAAGTAGCCGGTTTCGGCGCCGGCGGCCACAATCAGCGAATCATATTCAACTTCGCCGTCATGCAAAATTACTTTGCGGTTGACAGGGTCAAAGTCGGCGACATCGGCCATGACGACTTCGGTATTGCGCTGACGAACCAAGATGCGTCGCAGCGGAGTCGCAATATTCGCGGGAGAGAGACCGCCGGTCGCAACTTGATAAAGCAGCGGCTGAAACAAGTGGAAGTTGCGCCGATCCACCAGTTTTACGTGAACAGGGGATGACTTTAAACTGCGCGCAGCAAAGAGGCCGCCGAAGCCGCCACCGATAATCACAACTCGATGCGTATCGCCCTTCATGGAGGTACTCCCAGGTGAATTCGGGGCTTTCATTGTCGCTATTTCTAGAATTCCTTGAAGCAGGGTGCAAATTGCGGATAATCAAATTCATGCGCGGATGGCATTTTTGATTCCCCCCACAGCCTCGAACAAGGATCTCGACATGCGGAAAACGCTTGGAGCCATTGTGCTCAGCTTCATGATGGTAGCTGGTTTACACGCGGCCGACTCGGAAATGTACGGTCTGAAAAAAGGAACGCCCGAAATAAAATCGGCCGGTCCGCTCGCGTTCGCCCCCGACGGCGTGCTGTTGGTAGGCGATCCGAAGTCAGCCGCCGTTTTCGCCATCGCTACGGGCGAGAAGCCTGGCGCACCCGATAAAGCAACGTTTGAGATCACCTCGCTACGCGAAAAGTTGGCGAAGGCGATCGGCGGAAGTCCGGCTAAGCTGAATATTACGGATCTGACGGTTAACCCAGAAACTGGCTCGCTTTATCTATCGGTCACCTCCGGCGACAAGCCGGCGCTGGTGAAGATTGACGCCGAGCAAAACGTTACGCCTTTGAAATTGAAGGATGTCGCGTTCGCCGAAGTGAAGTTATCGGACGCCCCGGCCGACGAGATAAGCGGCGAAGGTCGTCGTCGTCGCAACCTGCGTAACGAGTCGATTACCGATCTCGCCTATGCCGACGGTCAGGTAATCGTTACCGGTCTGGCCGCAGGCGAAGGCGCTTCGGCGGTTCGCAGCGTTCCCTTCCCCTTCACCACCGGCGATCAACTGTCGCGCATCGAGATCTTTCACGCCGCGCATGGCCGTGACGAAGATTACGCCGCGATTCGGACGTTCGTGCCGTTTAACATCGGCGGCGAACCTCATGTGTTGGCAGGCTTCACCTGCACGCCGCTGGTGAAGTTTCCGGTCAAGCAACTGCAGAGCCAGGAAAAGGTAAAAGGAACGACCGTCGCCGAACTGGGAAACCGCAACCAGCCGATCGACATGATCGTCTACGAAAAAGGGGGCAAAACCTACTTGCTCTCGGCCAATACGGCGCGCGGCGTGATGAAGATCAGCACCGAAGATCTGGAACGCGAAGAAGGTTTGACCGAACCGGTCAAAGGGGGCGGAACCGCCGGGCAATCGTTTGAATCGATCGCCGACTGGGAAGGCGTGGTTCAATTGGCCAAGTTGAATGACGCGAACGCCGTCGTCGTCATGCAAGGTGCTGACAATGGTTGGACGTTGAAGTCGATCGCGCTGCCGTAGGCGGATTGCCGAAGTATTGAATCTTAGAGACGTGCCGTCCTGACCAGGACGGCACGTTTTTTTGGGCGCCGCTTAATCATTTTTGACGATGAGTCGCCTTTTCATTTCCTTGGCAGCTTCGCGCGGATCGTTCACCCCCGCAATCGCCCCACTCACCGCAACTCGCGAGATCCCGGCTTCAACCACTTGTCCCACATTTTCGAGCGTGATCCCTCCGATCGCGAACGCTGGCAACCGGATCTCGCCGGCAACCTGACGAACCAGATCAAGACCTGGAAACTGGTCGAACGACTTGGTCTGCGACGGAAACGTCGGGCCAACTCCGATGTAGTCTGCGCCATCCAGAACCGCGAGGCGGGCCTGATCGATGCTGTGGGTCGAGACGCCGATCAGCTTGCCGACGCCGAGAATCGCACGGGCCTCCTTCACTGAGAGTTCCTCTTGCCCGACATGGACGCCGTCGGCATCAGCCAATGCGGCGATGTCGCAGCGGTCGTTCACGATGGCGAAGGTGGACGTCGCGGCCGTGATTTCACGCAACTGTCGTGCTCGCGCCAGTAAAGTTCGATCGTCGAGCGTCTTATCGCGCAACTGCACGATATCGACTCCGCCGGCGATCAAATCAGCGACTATTTGGGAAAAATTTTCCGCATTTTGGCAGCCGTCGATCAAAGCATAGAGTCGAGCGCTCGCCAGCCGTTCGCGATTTTCCTGCGTCATGGTGATCCCCTTTTCGAGCGTGTAACTGCGATATCGCAACTGCTCGAAATGGGCGGAGACCTTCGGTTGGACCAGCTTGCTGAACTCTTCCAGCGTCCGGAGCGACTGTTGGGCCCGTTTGAGATTTGATGTGGCAGTTTGGGCAAGATGGGTTCGGGCTTGTTCGCCGCTGGTGGTGACGGTCACGCCGACATCGGCTTGCGTATCTCTTGCGCTGTGCAGAGTTTCGGACGAAAACTGTTGCAACGCCGCCGCCAGATCATGCCGGATGTTTTTGACGATCGTGGTCAAGTGACGATCATCCAAGCCAAAGCGGACGAAATCTTCGACAACCCGCAGTCCTTCGGCCGCGCGATTGGCGGCGGCGTCGATCGCTCGCCAGGCGGCGATGGTCGATTGTGCGTTGACTGGTTGTTGTTCGTCTGGCATCGGTTTTTCCTGGGGTATTAGCTATCACGATTGTAGAGACTCTTGGCAATCGCATCAGCAGGGTTAGTTTTTCACGTAACCAGCGCCAGAGTCACGGGTTGCTGAGACGCTAAGCCCACAGTTGCCTAGAAGCATTCGTCACATCGTCATTGCAAGCGATACCGATGTGACTCGCCCAGAGTGCGTAAGTTCATGGCATTTCTTTAGTTGCCTTGCTTGCGCTTTATTTGCGAGTTAGAATTCCTCGGCGATTCCAACCGATCACTCCCTTCGGAGATTGATCGCTTCTGGAGAGGTAGGGATGCTAAATTCGCCATGGATATATTGCCTGTGGCCAGGACTTACGGAAACGTGGGTATATGGTCGCTGGCAAGGGCTCGTGTGGGCCGGCGGTTTCGCGCTGTTATTAAATACAGCGTTGATTCTGCACGGCGTTTGGCCAGAGCTCGTGGGCGAAACGATACATCACAGCATTTGGTACGTAGTCACCGCAGTATGGGCGACTTCAACCGGATGGAGTATCTATCGTGTCGCTCGCGGCGGTTTTCAACCGCTCGACGAGTCGGTCGAGGCCTTGTTTCATGCGGCCCAAAACGAATACTTACAAGGACAATGGCACCAGGCCGAAGCAACTTTGCTTCGTTTGCTCGCGCGGGATGCACGCGATGCGGAAGCGCGTCTGATGCTGGCGACCTTGTATCGGCACACGCAGCAATATGACGCGGCGCTCGAAGCGATCGCCAAGTTAATCAAGCTGGATGCGGCCGGACGCTGGTGGGCGGAGATTCAGAGAGAACGACGCTTGCTGGCCGATCGAATGGGTGACAGCGACGAACCCAATGAATCGCCGCAAGCATCCAAACCAGAAGCAGCAGTGGAAAGTGAGCACAGCGAAGCGGCGCCGTCTACCGAGGCGGCATAGTCCAATTTGCCCCGTGCGATAGAATACAGAGAAGCAGACTACCCGCTATTACTCATCGCGAGGTTGAACTCCATGTACGAAAGATTTACCGATCGCGCTCGGAAGGTGATGCAGCTGGCGAACCAAGAAGCGCAGCGGTTCAACCACGAGTACATCGGCACCGAGCATATCTTGCTTGGGCTGATCAAAGAAGGCAGCGGAGTCGCCGCCAACGTACTCAAGACGTTGGAAGTCGATCTCCGCAAAATTCGACTCGAAGTCGAGAAACTCGTCCAAAGCGGACCCGATATGGTCACGATGGGGAAACTTCCCCAGACCCCGCGGGCCAAAAAAGTGATCGAGTACTCGATGGAAGAGGCTCGCAATCTGAACCACAACTATGTCGGCACTGAGCATATCTTGCTGGGCCTCTTGCGTGAGCAAGAAGGAGTCGCCGCCCAGGTTCTGATGAACCTTGGTTTGAAACTCGAAGACGTTCGCGAAGAAGTTCTCAACCTGCTGGGTCACGGCATGGAAGGGGACGGCGGACGCGAAGGTCGCGGTCAACCCGAGAGCAGCTCGGATCCGGCCGCCGCCAAAGGGAGCAAGTCGAAAACGCCGGCGCTCGACAGCTTTGGTCGCGATCTGACCGAACTCGCCAAGCAAGGCAAGCTCGATCCGGTCATCGGCCGCGAACGAGAAATCGAACGCGCCATTCAGGTTTTGTGCCGCCGCACCAAGAACAACCCGGTTTTGCTGGGTGAAGCCGGCGTCGGTAAGACGGCGATCGTGGAAGGTTTCGCCCAACGCGTGATCGACGGCGACATTCCGGAACTGCTGGCCGAAAAGCGGATCGTCGTGTTGGACTTGGCGATGATGGTCGCCGGCACCAAATACCGCGGTCAGTTTGAAGAACGCATCAAAGCGGTCATGAACGAAGTTCGCCGCGCCAAGAACACGATCTTGTTCATCGACGAACTTCATACGTTGGTCGGAGCCGGCGGCGCAGAAGGCGCTATCGACGCGGCGAACGTGCTGAAGCCCGCGTTGGCGCGCGGTGAAATTCAATGCATCGGCGCCACGACGCTCGACGAGTACCGGAAGTACATCGAAAAAGATAGCGCTCTGGCTCGCCGTTTCCAAGAGATTCAGGTCGATCCGGCCTCGAAGGACGAAACGGTCGAGATCCTCAAGGGTCTGCGTGATCGGTACGAAGAGCACCACAACGTGCAAATCACCGACGACGCGGTCGTGGCCGCGGCCGAATACTCGGATCGTTACATCACCGGACGCTGCCTGCCGGACAAAGCGATCGACGTAATCGACGAAGCGGGCGCCCGCGTCCGACTGCGCGTGATGACCCGACCGCCGGATCTGAAAGAAATTGACGAAGAAGTCGAAACGCTGAACCGCAAAAAAGAACAAGCGGTCGCCGATCAAGACTTCGAGAAAGCGGCGGCCCTGCGCGATCAGGCCGACAAGCTGAAGAAGAAAAAAGATTCGATCATCAAAGAATGGCAAGAGAAGTCGCGTCAGAAAGATGGCGTCGTCGATGAAGAAGTCATCGCCGAAGTCGTCTCGAAAATGACCGGCATCCCGCTGACCCGGATGACGACCGAAGACACGATGCGTCTGATGCAGATGGAAGACGAACTCCATCGCAAGGTCATCAGCCAAGACGACGCGATCAAAGCGGTGTCGAAGGCGGTCCGCCGCAGTCGCAGCGGTTTGAAAGATCCGAAGCGTCCGACCGGCTGCTTTGTCTTCGCAGGTCCAACCGGCGTGGGTAAGACGTTGCTCGCCAAGGCGCTGGCCGAATTCATGTTCGGCGACGCTGACGCGCTCATTCAAATTGACATGAGCGAGTACATGGAGAAGCACAACGTCAGCCGTTTGATCGGTGCTCCTCCCGGATACGTCGGCTACGAAGAAGGCGGTCAACTGACCGAGAAGATTCGTCGTCGTCCGTACGCCGTGGTGTTGCTCGACGAAATTGAGAAGGCTCACCCTGACGTCTTCAACATGCTGCTGCAAGTGATGGAAGAAGGCCGTTTGACCGACAGCTTCGGTCGTAACGTCGACTTCCGCAACGTCATCTTGATCATGACCACCAACGCTGGCGCTGGTGCGATCAAGAACGAATCGGCTTTCGGCTTCCAAGCTCCGGAAGAAGGCGCCGAGTACGACAGCATGAAGCATCGCGTCGAGGAAGAGATTGGCAAAGTCTTCCGTCCTGAGTTCATCAACCGCGTCGACAAGACGATCATCTTCCATCACCTGACACGGGAAGATCTGAAGCTGGTCATCGACCTGGAATTGAGCAAAGTTCGCGAACGTCTCTCCGAACGTGGTTACGACCTCGTCCTGACCGACAAAGCGAAAGAGCTGATTATCAAACGCAGCAACCAGAGCGACAAAGGCAATGACTTTGGCGCCCGACCGCTGCGTCGTACGATCGAAAATTCGATCGAAGATCCGTTGTCCGAAGAACTGCTCAAAGGCGAGTTCCAAGGGATGGATCAGATCGTCGTCGACGCCGTCGAAAACGACGAAGGCAAGATGACCCGACTCGACTTCAAAGGCGCGCTCAGCGAAAAAGAAGCCGAACCGGTCGCCGCCGGCGGAACCGAAGAGTCGAAGTAACCACTGCTTCGTAATGACGAGAATTAGAAAGCCCGGCCAATTTGGCCGGGCTTTTTTTATTGGATCATGGGAAAGGAGACTTGCCCAATAATGTTCGCACAAGATATGTAGGGGCGCCGTTGCCATGTCTTCGTGGAAACGGCGCCCGCTAGATCGAAGAAACGCCGGCGATGATCGCGGCCGAATTGAAGTGACGCCGGCTTCTCGGTCACCGACCTTGGTTTTCTTGCGCCGTCTGGCTCGCTGTTAGATAGTTGGTCAGCTTCGTCAGATTGTCGGTATGGATCACGTCCACGCCGCAATCATCCAGTACTTTCCACATCGCGATCGTAGCAGGCGTTCCCCAAAAGCGAATTTGGCGACCCTCTTGATGCGCCTGACGAACCAATCGCTGCAATTTTTCTCTTTCGGCCGCGGGGATCTTCCCCTTCCCTTTCCAGGAAAAATGCGACCTCCAGTCGCCGCTGATCAGCGGCATCAAGTGGGGCGGCGCTGCGCTGCCCAAATCATGTAGCCGGCCATCGATGCCGACAAAACGCAAGGTTTCTTGGGCGATCGTGTGATGCGGACGACTGCCGGAGGCGACGACCTGGATCGCACGCGTTTCGACTTTGCCGTCGCGGACCTGCGTCAAAATATCAGCATATTGGCCCAGCGTTTTGGCAAGCGCTGCGTAAACTTTTTCGCCATCCCCGTGGATATCGATCAACAGGCGAAACGGCGGAGAGCCTGGGTGAACCCGACCGTGACCCTCTCGCACCCGTTTTCGCAGCGGATCAAGATAAAGCGTCTCTAGCGTTCGGCGCGGATTTAGTTCGTGATACCAGTGGGCGACGAGCAACTGATCCCCAATCAGGTAAACGTCCGCTTCAACGCTGTTGAAGCCATGGTCGAGTGCGTCGAAGAGCGGGCGCTGGTGATGAAAGTCGTTGTGCGCGTGCGCACGCAGCAACACCAAAGGCGCCTCTTCCGCGCGAGCATCAACGGCGAGCAATATTCCGACAACCGCGAGTGGAAGCGTAACAACCAGACGAAGCAGGCTCAAAGGATCGATCCGCAAGTAAGAAGGGAATCCGACGCGAGACGATTGCGCCCATTGTAATCGGCGTCCCCTCCTGCCGATGGTTATCTTCCCAGAAATTCCCGCTGGAACGCCATCAGCAACCCCTCGGTCTCTGGCGCCGCGACGCAAGTTGCTTCAAACTCCTCATACGGTACGCCAGCGATTTTTTCGCAGTACTCGGGATAGGCGCGTACTCGTTCCAGCAGCGTATCGACCGTCAGTTCGGGGTGAAATTGCGTGCAGTAGATCGGTTTGCCGGTGACGCGAAACGCTTGTTGCGGGACACTTTCGCTCGAAGCAAGCAATTCGACGCCAGAGGGCAGCTGGATTACGCGATCTTCATGACCCATGTACGCCTGAAATCGCTGGCCCAGTGCGGAGAAGATGGGATCGTTCCGGCCTGCTTCCGTCAGAAAGAGTTCATGCGTGCCGAGTTCGGCATGTTCCAGATCATGAATCACCCGGCCGCCGAGCGCTCTGGATAACGCCTGAAATCCCCAGCAGGAGCCGAACAGGGGAATATCGATCTCGACGATCCGGCGCAGCCCGGCGAGCGCCAGTTCCAGCCAATCGGCATCCTCTGCGACCGAGTAGTGCCCGCTGCCGCCGATCATCACCATATCGATCTCGGCCAGCTGCCGTTCGCTGGGCGCGCCGGCAAGCAGATCGAATGGTTCGATCTGCGTTGGCTCGCACTGCAGCGCGTGCGCAAAACAGGCGATCTCTTGACTGCGAATCGGATCATCGGCGTTTCGGATCTGCACTAGCAGATAGCTTAGGCGTTTTGGCATGCCGCTATTCTACCAAAGCAGCAGATCGATCGTCGTCACCACAAATAGGCCGACGCCGACAATTGTGTTCACATGAAAGAAGGCGAGATTGACCCGCGACAAATCGTCAGGGCGGACGAGCGCATGTTCGTAAATCAACAAGCTCGCGACCGCTGCGACTCCCAGCCAATAGATCAGCCCCAGCATTGGATAGACGACCGGCAACAGCGCCAGCGCTCCGATCATCAACGCATGGCAAGCGGCTGCGATCCGCAATGCGCCAGCAACGCCAAAGGTCGACGGAACGCTATGCAGCTTGGCGTCACGATCAAATTGGGCGTCCTGACAAGCATAGATAATGTCGAACCCAGCGACCCACAGCAACACTGCGGCGCCAAGGGTGACTGCCGGCAACAGATCCAGCGGATCGGCCAAGATCGCCGCTCCGCGAATCGCAATCCACGCGGCGATCGGCGCCAACATCAATGACGCGCCCAACCAAAAGTGAGCCAGCGCGGTCCAGCGTTTCGTATAGCTGTACCCGAACAAGAAGAGCAGTACCGGTACCGACAATACCAGCGGCAGCCAATTGGGCCAAAAGAGCAGCGTTGACGCGACAAAGCCGATCGAACAGGCGACCGTAAACAACGTCACTTCGCTAACGGACAATATTCCGGCAGGGATATGCCGCGTTTGCGTGCGAGGATTCTCCGCGTCAATCTTGCGATCGGCTAGTCGGTTGAGAGCCATCGCTGCGCTGCGAGCAAAGACCATGCACAGCACGATCCCCAGCAGTTCGCGCCACGAGAAGCGAATGTCGACTCCTGCTGGGGCCGGAGCGTTCCAGGCCATCACCGCCGCTAATAAGGCGAACGGCATCGCAAAGACGGTGTGGCTGAAGCGGATCATCGCCAGGATGTCGCTAATTCGCTGAATCATCGCTCCCCCATCGTCGCATCATTGCGTGCGGTATATCCAGCTGATCCAAGATTCGCGCCACGATGAAATCGATCAAATCGTCGAGCGATTCGACGCCGTGATACCAGCCCGGCATCGCCGGCAAGACGACGGCGCCAGCTTCGGCGGCCTTGCGCAGGTTGTCGAGGTAGATCAGCGACAACGGCGTCTCACGCGGGACCAGGATCAAGCGACGGCGTTCTTTTAAATGGACATCGGCGGCGCGTTGGATCAAGTTATCGCTGGCTCCGTGAACGACGCCGCTGAGCGTTCCGCCGGAACATGGACAGATCACCATGCCGTGCGATTTGGCCGATCCGCTGGCGATCGGCGCCAGAAAATTGCTGTAGTGGTAATAACGGAGTTCGCCGCGGCGCTGCGGTCGATTTTTCTCCATCGTGGCGGCCAATCGTCGGTCGTTGGCCGCTGGGCTGTCATCCACGATCGAGCGAGCGTCGAACTTCTTCAAGTCGAGTTCGACATTCAACTCTTGCAGCCAGACGGCGCGTCCCGAGACGCTGATCGACAGATCCACGTCATAGCCGGCATGAATCAGCACGTTCAGCAAGCGCCGAGCGTAGACCGCGCCGCTGGCGCCGGTGATCCCCAGCACGATCGGAGAGACGTAGCTCATTTGGTCCCCACGTAGAGCGTGGCGATGCCAAACGTCAGCGACTTGTAGAAGACGTCCTGAAGTCCGGCGGCCCGCATTCGCTCGGCCAGCGCTTCGCCATACGGAAACTCGCCGACGCTATCAGGCAAATACTTGTAAGCGTCTTCGCGATTCTTGGCGAACAGTCGCCCCAGCATCGGCAGGATGTTGCGGAAGTACCATAGGTAAAACGCTTTAAACGGTTGCCAGGTCGGAATCGAAAACTCGAGCACGGCGATCTTGCCGCCTGGTCGACAGACGCGCGTCATTTCGCTTAGCCCCAGATCGGTATTGGTCACATTGCGCAGACCAAATGCGACCGAGACAATTTGAAACGTGTCGTCCTTAAACGGCAGCGCTTGCGTATCCGCTTCCTGAAAACGAATCATGTCGCCGATTTTGGCGCGGTTTTTTTTCTCTTCCCCCACTTCTAGCATTTCTGGGCAGAAGTCGGTCGCATCGACCCGCACTTTTCCCTTCGCCGCGCGGTAGTAGGCCAGCGCCAAATCGCCGGTGCCGGTGCAGACGTCCAAGATCGGAGCGTCGCCCGTTGGAGGGACGATTTTCACGGTTCGCCAGCGCCAATAGCGGTCGACATTCATCGACAGAAGGTGATTCATCCGGTCGTATTTTCCGGCAATTTCGGCGAACATTCGCCGGACGCGCGTTTCCGATTTGTCGACGACCATGCGTAGCGTTTTCCCAGTGCGGGCGAATCGAAGCGGTGAAACCACCTAATTTACCGCAAGCCGATCGTTTCCGTAACACGGCGCCCGTTTTCCCCGACTTGTGTAGGAGCGACCGGAGCTGCGCAGAGACAAAAACGCGATCAACTTCACGATTTTAAACAAAGTTGTCGCATTCCTTCGTGTGCTCTAACGCATTATCATGGCGACCATCTTATCAAGAGGAATCTCATGCCGCCGACGATCTACGTACATCTACTGCCGGAACTCGCCTCGGAAGAAACTCTCGCTGGATCGACCGCTGTTGTGATCGACGTGCTGCGAGCGACGACCACGATCGTGCATATGCTGGCCGCCGGCGCCGATCATGTATCGCCTTGCATCTCGATCGAAGACGCCAAAGAGAAAGCCTCGCTGATCGACGGGGCGTTGCTTGGCGGCGAACGCGGAGGCGTGCGGATCGATGGGTTTGATCTCGGCAATTCGCCCACCGAGTATTCTCGCGACATCGTCGCCGGCCATCCGGTCATCTTTACGACCACCAACGGCACCAAAGCGATGCAGCGCTGCCAGCGGGCGAGCCGCATTTTGATCGGCGCTTTCGTCAATCTTTCGGCCGTCTGCCGCGAACTTTCGGACGCCGAAAACGTCCATCTGGTTTGTGCGGGCACCGCCGGAGAGGTGACGCGCGAAGATGTCTTGCTCGCCGGCGCCATCGTTGACCTGATGACCGCGACCGGCCAGTGGGAAGTCAACGACGCCGCCCAGATCGCCGCCGACGCTTGGCGAACCGCCCAGGAGAACCTGGTCGCAGTGCCGCTGGTCGAACGATTGCAAAAGAGCCGCGGCGGCCGCAACGTCTTGGCGATCGGCCTGGAAAACGATATCCAGATCGCCGCGACCCTCGACAAGTTTGACTTGGTTCCAGAGTTGGACGCGGAGTCCTGGGAAATACGTCTCCGGTAGACGTAACTCCCTATGGCAAGCTAAACTAGGACCTTTTCGTCCCCAGCTTTTGGGGCCGACTGGATAGTCGAAACACCCCCTTTATTTGTTAGTCGAGCCGTAGCCATGGAAATGGAAAAGCTAGTGTCGCTTTGCAAGCGACGCGGATTTCTCTTTCAATCTTCCGAAATCTATGGAGGAATCAACGGCTTCTGGGACTATGGCCCTTTGGGGGTCGAGTTGAAGCGGAACGTCAAAGAAGCCTGGTGGCGCGACATGGTCAGCGGGCACGACGATATCTCGA
The nucleotide sequence above comes from Blastopirellula sp. J2-11. Encoded proteins:
- a CDS encoding UbiA-like polyprenyltransferase → MIQRISDILAMIRFSHTVFAMPFALLAAVMAWNAPAPAGVDIRFSWRELLGIVLCMVFARSAAMALNRLADRKIDAENPRTQTRHIPAGILSVSEVTLFTVACSIGFVASTLLFWPNWLPLVLSVPVLLFLFGYSYTKRWTALAHFWLGASLMLAPIAAWIAIRGAAILADPLDLLPAVTLGAAVLLWVAGFDIIYACQDAQFDRDAKLHSVPSTFGVAGALRIAAACHALMIGALALLPVVYPMLGLIYWLGVAAVASLLIYEHALVRPDDLSRVNLAFFHVNTIVGVGLFVVTTIDLLLW
- a CDS encoding UbiX family flavin prenyltransferase, producing the protein MSYVSPIVLGITGASGAVYARRLLNVLIHAGYDVDLSISVSGRAVWLQELNVELDLKKFDARSIVDDSPAANDRRLAATMEKNRPQRRGELRYYHYSNFLAPIASGSAKSHGMVICPCSGGTLSGVVHGASDNLIQRAADVHLKERRRLILVPRETPLSLIYLDNLRKAAEAGAVVLPAMPGWYHGVESLDDLIDFIVARILDQLDIPHAMMRRWGSDDSAN
- the ubiE gene encoding bifunctional demethylmenaquinone methyltransferase/2-methoxy-6-polyprenyl-1,4-benzoquinol methylase UbiE gives rise to the protein MVVDKSETRVRRMFAEIAGKYDRMNHLLSMNVDRYWRWRTVKIVPPTGDAPILDVCTGTGDLALAYYRAAKGKVRVDATDFCPEMLEVGEEKKNRAKIGDMIRFQEADTQALPFKDDTFQIVSVAFGLRNVTNTDLGLSEMTRVCRPGGKIAVLEFSIPTWQPFKAFYLWYFRNILPMLGRLFAKNREDAYKYLPDSVGEFPYGEALAERMRAAGLQDVFYKSLTFGIATLYVGTK
- a CDS encoding 2-phosphosulfolactate phosphatase; protein product: MPPTIYVHLLPELASEETLAGSTAVVIDVLRATTTIVHMLAAGADHVSPCISIEDAKEKASLIDGALLGGERGGVRIDGFDLGNSPTEYSRDIVAGHPVIFTTTNGTKAMQRCQRASRILIGAFVNLSAVCRELSDAENVHLVCAGTAGEVTREDVLLAGAIVDLMTATGQWEVNDAAQIAADAWRTAQENLVAVPLVERLQKSRGGRNVLAIGLENDIQIAATLDKFDLVPELDAESWEIRLR